From the Polaribacter huanghezhanensis genome, the window AATCCACCCATACTTCAATCCCTATATCTTGTTATTTCATAAGGGTTTTAGCCCTTTTTTGATAAAATAATATGTCTTTTTCAATGACCACCTCCCTACAGCGTATTCTTCTTTGTAATAGTGATACTTATCTATTAAAGCTTAATACCATTTTCATGTAGCAAAAAATGGTGAATTGATAAATGTATCGACATCTTTAGTCTAACATGATAATTCATGACAAACAAGAAATCTTTAATAAGAGAGTTTTTCAATAAACAGTCTTGAGTTTTCTGATTTAATAGAACGTAGGTACCTTTCAGTCATTAGAGTGGATGAATGTCCCAAAACATTCATGATGCTAATAATATCCGCATTTTGTTTGGCAAGTGTACAGGCGAATGTATGCCGAAAACGATGAATATGAAATTTCACTCCAGATAATCGTATATACTTATCTACCCAATGTTTTAAACCATGATCTGTGAATGCTCTGTCTTGTCTACTAGAGACAATCAAATGTTCACATTTTAACCGTCTTTTCTTACACAGCTTTAAATAGGATTTTAAGTTCATGAGTAGTGAATAGTGGAGTGGAATGAATCGACTCTTTCTTGATTTGGAAGTTTTACCATTGATAAATAAGGTTCGCTCTTCAAAATCTATATCATAGGTACGAAGCCCTAAGAGTTCTCCCCTACGGATTCCTGTATAGAGCAAAATGCTCACAATCACTAAATCACGTTTATACATAAATTCATCTTCTGAATTATTTAAGGCAATGGCTGAGATAATTTTTGATACTTCTGATTCATTTAAAGCCTTTTCATCTTCATAGGTCGGGTTGGGAGGTTTTACAATCTTTTTAGATAGAGAATATTTTTCTATATAATCATGTTCTTCCAACCATCTAAAAAACACCATCAGTTTATTGTAATAGGTACGAATGGTAGAAACTTTAAGTTCAATGCCATTACCCTTGGCTCTTTCCCCTAAACGTTTAAAGAACTCACTGACCATAAATGGCTTTATATCCTCGGGAGTTTCAACTTCAGGGATCAAATTTAAAAAATTGTTTAATACCTCTCTATACCCTATCATTGTCTTAGGACGTAATTTCTTGGAGTATTCACACTCTGTAAGATATCGTTCAAAGCAATTCCTTATTTTATTTGTTTGTTCAGCCATATTCTTATCAAACTATATCCGAAGCAAAAACCCAAGTCTTGCCTTTAGGTACAGGAAACCAGTGTGGCAGACTGTAAAAAAACCAGCCTAGGAATAAAATACAAACTATGATAGATAGTTCAAATTCCAATATTTCCTATTTTGCACAAGTAGATTTTAGGGACGATAATCGCCTATTCGGTATTAAGCAATTAGATCGTATGGTGGGAATGTACCTACTAGGAAAAACAGGGGCAGGAAAAACGAACGTTTTAGAGGTTCTACTACAGCAAGATTTTTATCATAATAGAGGCGTTTGTGTATTGGATGTCAATGGAGATTTGGTTAAAAAAATGAGAGAACAAATCCCAAAGCATCGGCAAAAGGATCTTATTTATTTAGATGCTTCTAATCCACATCAGGAATGGGGTTACAACCCCCTTAAAAAAGTAAGTTATCATCACAGGCATTTGATTGCCTCTCATATCATTGAAACTTTTCAGAAATTATGGGGACAACAGGCTTGGGGAGTTCGGCTAGAATTCATTCTTCGTAATGTGATATTAAGCTTGTTAGATTTACCCAAAACATCCTTTTCTGATATCACTAGAATTTTAACGGATGATGTCTTTAGAATGGGGTGCATGGAACATATTGTTTCTAAAGAAGTACAAGACTTTTGGAAACACCAATTCCCTAAGTTTTCTAAAGCGGATGTCCTGCCTGTGCTCAACAAGGTCGGAAGTTTTATGGCGATTCCTACGATAAAGAAAATACTAGTTGAGAACAAAAAACAATTGTCCATCAATCAGATTATCAATCAAGAGAAAATATTCTTGGTAAATCTATCCAAAGGAAGTTTGGGGGCTGATGCTTCTCATCTGTTAGGCTCCTTGCTTTTAAGTTCTTTGTCTTCTGCTGGATTTCATAGGGTGATGATTCCAGAGAAGAAACGTAAACCCTTTTTCATTTATCTTGATGAGTTCCATAATTTCACAACATTGTCGCTGGTCAATATGTTCTCTGAGCTTAGAAAATTTAGTATTGGTTTTGTAATTTCTCATCAATATTTAGGGCAAATTTCTCCAAAAATTAGAGATGCCGTACTTGGGAATGTCGCCAGTATCCTCTGTTTTCGTATTTCATATAATGATGCCAAGTATATGGCGCAAGAGTTCTATCCCACTTTTAAAGCCAATGATTTTATAAGTCTTGAAAACTATCATGTCTATTTACGGCTTTTGGTTGATGGTAAAATCTCACCTCCTTTCTCCGCTAAGACAATTCCTTTTGATTGGTTACAATTACCAAAAGGCTAGACTACATCAAATTATTGATTGCTTCATACTGATATGGAATAACCTTAAATTACATATCAAATGAAAACAAATACACTTTCTACCCAATTATTGGGTAGTTACGAAATAGAAATTCACTACAAACGCCCTTTGTTTAATAGTATGAAATCTATTAAAGGAATCGATGATGCAACAGCATGTTTCAAATCATTTATCCATCCATTACGTATGGATTTAAAAGAATTTTTTTTAGTAATGCTGCTAACCAATAGCAACCGATTGATTGGGTTTTCAGAAGTTGGGAGTGGAACCAGTACAGGTGTTATGGTCAATCTTAAAGAAATCTTTCAGTTAATCCTTAAAACCCATGCCACAGCTTTTATTGTTTGCCACAATCATCCTTCGGGGAAATTAATTATTTCTGAATCAGATAAAAAGCAAACTAAAAAACTACAACAAATCGCAAAAATCATGGAAGTAACTCTTTTAGACCATATCATTATCACTTCGGAGTCTTCTCTTTCTTTTTCTGGAGAAGGTATTCTTTAATTAGAAACTCCTAATTCATTATTACTCGCCCTAATCTTCTACCCTTTACAATGCCTAAAACCCCCATCACTTATTACGGCGGAAAAATCAATATGGTATCTACGATACTGCCATTAATTCCTAAACATAGGATATATACGGAAAGTTTTTTTGGAGGAGGCGCAATCTTCTTTGCAAAAGAACCATCCAAGGCGGAAGTAATCAATGACACCAATAACATGGTCGTAAACTTCTTTGAGGTGGTAAAAACAGATTTTGATAGACTCAAATTAAAAATTGAAGCTACCCTATTCTCAAGAGCCAGTTATACCGTTGCAAACATGATATACAAAATGCCACACTTGTTTGATAAAATACAACAAGCTTGGTCATTTTATATCGCTACCAACATGGGGTTTTCCTGTCAGATAGGTTCTTGGGGCTACGATAAGTATGGTAAACGAGTCAAAGCTTTTCAAAACAAAAAACTACTCTTTAATAAGGATATGTACAAACGTTTAGAAAATGCACAGATTGAGAATAATAATGCTTGCAAAGTAATCAGTAGTAGAGACACCGAAGATGCCTTTCATTATGTAGACCCACCATACATTGATGCTAATCAAGGGCATTATGGGGGCTATACTGAAAGCGATTACAAGCAATTGCTTGATACATTATCTAAACTCAAAGGAAAGTTTTTATTGAGTTCCTATCCTTCAAAATTATTGGATTCATATATCCAAAAAAACGGATGGCACACCAAAACTTTTGATAAGCCTTTATCTGCAAGAAAAGCGGTTGAAGGTAAATCGAGAGGACGAAAAATAGAAGTGTTAACAGCAAACTACTCGCTAAACGAGATTAAATAATACATCAAAATAGAATACTAATCTGTGCGATTCGCACTAAAAATTAAATACAAATGAATATTAAACAACGAAAATTAATACTCCACTTTTTAGAAATGTTGGAGAAACTAATGACGAATTCTTCAATGCCAAAATTGATTCCAGATTTGTCTGATTTACAAAATTTCTTAACAAGAGATGAACTGATTGAAATTGCTCTCTGGATATGTTTGGTTTGTGATAAGTCTTCACTTGCTAGAAAGAGTGATGCTAAACTTTTAAAACTTATTGGAAACAATCGTTTTATCCTATCCTATACGATCAAACAGTGGAAAGCAGGAATTACTGCAACACCTACCATGTCACAAGAAGAAGTGTATGAATTCTTTGACCATTTTCAGCTCGGTGCTCATTACTTACGTGATAAACCAGTAGAATATTGGGATGAATATGACCGAAGTAATTACTATTCCATTTTATTCAAACATGGAAAGACAAGAAGGGTGTTTGCCATATTCACTACTGATGTAGATGATAAGGACAAATATGCTGTAACTACAAAACCCTCTTTCTTTTTTGATACCAAACAAGAAGCAGAAATTGAACTGCTATCTATTATAGCTGAGAAAAAGTTTAAAAAAGAAGAGTTAAAGATTATGTCTTTATGGAAAATTAATTAAGTGTCGAGAATCGACAAACAATTTAATAATAACCCGTATCAAATAGATACACAAAACCCAAGTATTATGGAAACAAATAAAAAATCCTTAATGAAACATTTTGCAGCCGTTTTAAGAAAACGTGCTTTAGCAACAACAGAAATCAATGAGCCTGTGAACCCACAAATCTTAAAGTTCTTTACACGTAAAGACCTTATTCAGATTATTAACGATTCGCACAATGGTGCTATTCCTAAAGAACATAATCTTATGGAAATGGAAAACCAAGAATTACTTACCCTTATTGGGGATGATATGTTTATTATCTCATACATAACACGTAAGTGGTGCCGAGAGCCTCAAAAGGTAGATAAAGAAGTTTCTCAAATAGTAAAACTTCCTATGAACAAAAAACCTAAAAAGTAATTCTTATGAAAGATAACTATTTAGATTTCTTTGAGGATAAAGACAAAGCGATAGATCATGCATTATGGCTTAACTTTAAATACCGTATTGCCAATATTACATTTGGTGTTATTGCTGGACCTGATAACAATTGGGCGGTACTTGAAGAAGCTACTTCCAAGGAAATGGAAATGCCTTTTTTGAATGTTCTTCCGAATGATTACTCAAAAATGAGTTATCGAAACCTAAGACATATAAAAATGGATAGCAATCCTTTGCCTCATTTTGAAGAACTCTTTGGTGCTTTTTCTACGATGGATGGCGAACTACTGCGGTTTATTCTTCAAACTAAAATACCTCTCGAGAAAATTATCCGACATGAGTTGGCTAGTAGAGGGTTTGATAAAAATCATCGTTGGTGCGGATTTGATAAGGCTCAAAAGATTTGGCTTAAATAATTGAATATCAATTTAAAACATTTCATTACTATGGAATGTTTTTTTAAATTAGTAGCTCTAAAAAGAAAACTATGATTACTAAAAATTCTAAAATTTGGAAATATATTTCAAATCTTTTCCTATCGATTGACCAACTTGGAAATGCAATTGCTGGCGGTAACCCTGATAATACGATTTCTGCCAGAGTTGGTTACTACAATCATCATTATTACATTAGTAAGAAAGATGTGCCTTGGTATTGGTCTTTATTTGAAAAAATAATTGATGCGACTTTCCTTCCTGTTGATGGTAAAGATCATTGTCATGAAGCGTATCATAATGATGCAGGAGAAATTTTTGATAATCGAGTAACGGATGTTTTAATTACTATTGCTGCTGTAATTATTATTATAAGTTGTATACCTATAGCCTTAATTTTATATCTATCATCTGCAATACGGATTGTAAAAAGGAAAAAAATTGAACGTGATGATAATTTAAGAAAACGCTTCTTTTCTTCTACATCTCAATTGATCAGTTCACTCCAAGAAATCGAAGAACATGGTTTAGATTTTGATCTTCAGAAACCTAAACAAGAACTGAAAATACTTATTGAAAAAGTTGAAGACCTAAAAGAGAAATTTAAAATTTCTTAAATAACAAAAGCACTCAAATAATATTGAGTGCTCTTTAGCTACGCTATTTTCTTTTTATATCTACTCTATAAATCTAATGACTACTCCTTTAACATTTGCAAGGCCTTCTTGTAGGTTAATAATTGCATTACCTCCAATAGAAGCTGCTTTTTCTTTTAATGTTCGATAGATTTTCTTATCAGAACGAGATAAACCTACAACATATTTTGAAGTTGAAACAGTGCCAATTTCAATATATTTCCTTGTTGGTTGTTTAGAAATAAATACTTTAATGTCATCTGGGTTTGTTTTTGTAAAACTTTCTGTAGAAGTTTTGAGAATTGAGGATGTTTTACAAGCTTGGAAAGATGAAACTCCAATTAGTAGCGTACACGCTAAAAAAATCTTAAATACTGCTTTTTTCATAAAAATGGTTTTAATTGCCTTGACCCGAAAGACGTTGATTAATTATGAGTCAAGTCAAATATAGTAATAAAATCAATTGACACGACAATATTGTCGTGTTTGTTTTGTAAAATTACTTATACTTTCATTTACTTATAATAAGTACATTATTTATGAAGGAAAATGAAGTAGATTTATTTATTAATGATATTGGAAAGCGAATTCGTGAATTTCGTAAAAATCAAAAAATGACTCAATTAGATTTAGCCATAAAGTCTAATGTTGATGAACGTCAAATTCAGCGATTAGAATCTAGTCATACTTCAGCAACTCTTAAAACTTTATACAAAGTAATCAAAGGTTTAGAGACTGACTTTGAAACATTCTTTAAAGGAATATAAATTTAGATATTTTTAATTTAGTAGTATTTTTTATAGAATAGAATTAAATACAAATTCTTACATTTACTTTTACAAACATTAGACATCGTCCGTTTTTAGAACGTTTCCTTTATTTAACTTACTGGTTTTAAAATGTCAACTACAACTTGCTTTTTATAAGTACTAATTTGAAGCATTACATTACCGAGTAAGCTTGATTACAACCGCTTCTAAAGTATTTGAATCTTTAAATGCATTAATAACTACATCATGATAATTTTTCAATTCAGCTAAGAATTCGATTGAACCGTATTTACTAAAAACATCAAACATGGCAATAAGTAATTCTTCTATTGTGTGACCTCCATATTTTTTAACCAATTTATAGTGATCTGTAGATAATTTTTCCTTTCTGAGCATGACAAATGTAGGGCCAGATAATCTTATCCAAGTGACCATACACTCTCTATTATTCATTATCAAATTCCTTCCTTCGGGGTAAAATTTAATAAAAGAAGTAAGAAATTTTTGTCCATTTTCGCTTGTTGAAAGAACTCTTTTAAATTCACTTAGTCTTGGAATATCTTTAGCAATGAGAACTTTTATTAAATCAGTAGAAATAGGAAACTTTAGTTTTTTACCTATCTTAGTTTTTATATAGCCTATATCATTTGCATTTACATAAGTAAAAGATGGACTCGTTTTGTATGATTGACTATTTATACCAAGAATACCTCCATCAGGAGTTAAAAGTGCTGATCCAGAATCACCTTGTTCAGCAAAAATATATAAATTTTCTTCCAAGCCAACTACTGAAACAACTGTATGGAATTTTGTATCAGGTATAAAGCTACCTAATCTTCGAACTGTCCCTAAGGTTAATCGAGTAGTGCGTCCGTATTTTAAAACTGATTGTCCCAGGTAAGTCCCAGGGGTCCTATCGTTCAAAAGAAATAGAATATTTTCACCAACCAATTGATTATTTGCTTTTATATCTTCGTTCAGTTTGCATAGAGCAATATCCAGTTGAGCTCTATTTGGTGAACCTGGGATAAGTTCGTAATCCCTAAATATGACTTCTGCGATAGAAGGACTATCATCATAATCATAAGGTTGATAAACTTTATTATAATCTTCATTTGGAAGCACATGCTTACATGTCAGGAAACCAAGATTATCAGAGCTACTTTCTTCGGAAAAACCAAAGACCCCTGCTGTTCCTTTCCCACTTTGGTTGTCAGTTATCTGACAACCACTTAACATAGGTCTATAATTATTTTGGTCCGGGCTGATTTTGGGATCTTCCATCCCATTTTCGTTATAAAGATCGGTTAAGTTGGCAAAATAAATTTCTTCAACAATATCTACTGGAATATCTTCGATGATAATCGGTAAAACCTGAGAGGGTTCAAGTTCGATTATATCTTTTTTTTTCTTTACCTCTATGTAAATACATGCCTCACCTAGTTTGGAAACTCCACGTTTCTCTCTAAACCCAATTCCTATAGTCAGTACACAATCAAATTGCCTAATTTTAGCTTCATTTCTTGACAAAACTTCCATCATGTATTGAGTCCTCTCTATTAACTTAACTTTTGTTAGCGAATTGTCCATGTATAAATTTAAAAAAAAAATTAACCTTGTATAAAATTAACAAACACTTGGTTTTTTTGACTATTAAATACTGTTTTGTTATTTAAAGTTACATTCACCACAACCTCTTTTACCAGGTATCCAAAAAATATAGTATCTACATTCTCCTTTTCTTTTGCCCCAACCCCAAAATTTCGCACCTATAGTAACCTTTTTAAAATAATCATCTTCCCAAAAAATGAATTTTTCATCATCTGATTGAATAAAAGTTTCAGTTCTTTTCCCCATATTAATTGTATTTAATTTATTAGTAAATTATTATTCGATTTATGTAGTGGAATTAACCCTAAATAATATGTGTTTTAATACTAGAGGCAAATTGGTTAATCCCCTTTCTTATGCTTGTGTGGCTTTAGCGATGGCGTATTTCCCGGAGTTTTCTTATTATCTCGTTGACGTCTGTCTGGTTTTCCGGTTGAATCGGCTGTTCTTTTAGGTCCTGGTTTAATTCCCATAATTTTTTTATTAAAATTTATACTACAATTTAATTAATTTTTCTCTAAACTTCAGCAAAGTTTCTTAACAATTCAATAGCTTAAGACATAACAAGTACAAGTTACTTTATTTGAATATTTTTAATCTGTTTATAGTAATGAAGCCAAAGAAGGTATCTTCTTTGCAATTTGAACAGCAATTTCTCCAAGTTCTAAAATTTGTTCTTTTAATTTTGCCTGCGTTTCATTTGTTGCTGAAGCTTCTTCTACCACTGCTATTAATTGGGCATATACTTCCATATCGGTAGTGTCTGGTGTTATACTATCTATTTCTTCTTTAGATAGCCCATGTAGTTTTTCAATTTCATTTTTATACAAACCAATAAATGCTGCTCTATTTTGTTTTGCTCTTTGTGCTAATCTTTCTTTATACGTTAAGGACATAGTTTTTTATTTTTTAAATAGTTTATTAAATTTTTCTTGCACTTCTTTCATTTTTTTTTCAACAGTATCAATATCTACTTTTTTAACATCTTTCAATATTTTATCTACACCTACTGCATAATCGGATAGTTTTTGGGCTGTTTCAGTTCTTAAATTTTCTAAACCAAATTTATTTAAGATTTCCTCTTGTGCATCATGCACTTTACGTACAGAAGCTAAATGGCCAATTACTATAGAGTTTGCATAGATAATTTGATTATAGGATCTATCAATAGCTGCCATTACCTCTAATTCTTGTTTTTCTATAGGTATTAAAAGTATTTTACGATATACTTCAACTTCGTTATAAACCACAGAAACGAAATCTTTCATAAGACCAATTGCTTGCTTTTGTTTGGGGTAATCAGTGCTGTTTTTGGCTGCATCAATTATAGCTCCTGTCATTGATTCAAACTTACCTGAATTTGCATCTGCAAAATCTGCTTCTAATAGCTTTCCAATTTGATAAGGTGCATATACATCATCTACAAATGTATTTACATCTTTCTTCATTCTAGTAAATAGAATAGTTGCCAAATCTTTGTGCGATTTGTAAACCGTTACTATATCTCTGCCCACGGTTGCTGATAATTCTACAGATTCTTTAGGTACAACAGCACAGGATGTTATAAGTGCTATAACGACTAAAAATAGGATACATTTAATTTTCATAGTAGTTAGTTTTGGTATTTGATAAGTTTTTCTACAATAGTATCTAATTCTTTATCTATACTTTCAATTGAGACAAACGATAAGCCGTCCTCGTTTAATTTTTGTAAATTCTCAATGGACGCATTATCCATTTCAGTATCCGCTGTTATTATTTTAGGTTCAAGTCGGTGATAATCTTTTTGGTCTTGTTCTTCTAATGTTCCAAATATTTGTGTTAAATGATAATGTACAGTTTTAGAATTACCAGACATCATGATTTCTATAATAGGTTTAATCCACCCAATTGCTCCCCAATCTTTGGCCTTCTTATATTCGTAACCTTTGCTTACACTACCTGTCCCAATAGATACAATCATCATGTTTTTAGCAGAAGGTGTGTTCTCTATATTTTCAAAATTCATAGACCTAACTTCTGAGTAGGCTACCAATGAAGGGTTGTTTACAAAAACACCACCATCTATTAAAGGATAAGGAGTACCTATTTCGTTTTTAATAAGAGCAGTTTGAAAGTAGGTTGGGGCAGCCGATGTAGCTCTTGCAACATCTTTAATTTTAAAATTATAAATTTCATTATTAGATTTGTGTTGCTTAAAAAAATGAGGTTTACCATTTCTTATATCGTAAGAACTAATTATACAAGGTTTTAATAAATTTGATAATTTCAATTCTTCAAATGTATCATCAAGTGCTCCTTCAAGTTCAGAAGCGTTATATTTTTCATCTGTTATACCTTTCCCGCTTTTTATTTTTTGCCAATTACTAACATTAAATATCTCATTTCCCCTATTTAAATAGATATTTACCGCTTCTTGAGCAGTTAATTTGGGTCGGTTTTCTTCATTAGGTGTAAGATAAGCTAAGGCCAATATTCCACCAGTACTTGTACCTGCCATAAAATCAAACATATCAGATAGTTTAACATTTGGGTCTCCTGTTCTCTTTTGAAGTTTTTGCTCAATTTGGGTTAAAACAATACCTGGTAAAATACCTCGTATCCCTCCACCATCGATAGATAGAATTCTAATTTTTTTCATATTCTTTTAATTTCAGCAAACACTTTTTTCAATCTAAATAACAACTCAATAAAAAATAAATATAAACCTTATTCAAATTAAATTATTACGGTAAAACCGTAATAATTAGTGCGATAAAAACCTCAATCTAAAGAAAACTAAAGAATTGTTTTTGTGCTCATTTTTATAAAAAGCGGTAAATACAGCAGAATTCCAACTATTGAAAAAAGTAGCCCTCCAATTGACCCAGCAGCAAACGAAAACCAAAAGACCTCTTTTTGTCCTTCCCAAACAAAAGGAATTAATCCAACTATTGTTGTGATTATAGTTAGCATGATTGGTGTTATTTTAGAATTAAAGGCTTTAAAATAACATTTTTGAACACTTAATAAAGGGTGTCCTTTTTTTATGTTATTAAAATCATTGATAATGTACAATGCAGAATTCACACTAATCCCTGATAATAAAATAAAAGATGCATAACCACCTTGATCAAAGTTGATGTCAAAAAAATAAAAAGTTAAAAATACACCTATAAACGAAATAGGAATCATGCTTATTATAGCAAAAGGTTGTCTAAGTGATTCTAATAAAATAGCACAGATAAAAAATATAATTCCAATAATGACAAAAATATAATAATATTGAGCTTTATCTTTCTTATTCCATCTATCTAAATAACTTGGATTATAAATTCTATAACCAATAGGTAAACTTTTTTTAAATTCTAGCTCTCTGTTTTCTTTAAATTTTCTCGCCAAAGGACTTGAACCAATAAAATTATAGGCAACCGTTAAACTATATTGTTGATTTCTTTTTTTAATTGTATTTCCTGTTTTCCTTTTTTCTATTGATGCTAACTCGTTTAATTTATATTGATTTCCATTAACAACTAATGGTGTGTGTTTTAAATCCCAAACATTAAAATTGAGGTATTTGTCAGATACTATTTTTACTTTTTGTAGTTCATCATCTGCAACAATGGATTTTATTTCCCCAATATGAAGCTTATTTTCTAACATTGAATATAAAGCAGATTGTGAAATGTTTGCCAGACTCAATAATTCTGAATTAAAATCTAAATAATACTCGAATAAGGAAGATCTACCCCATCTATCACTTGAGATTTCTACTTTTTTTACTCGGTCATTCGCTTCTTTTAAAATATTCTTTTTCAGTTGTTCTGCATAAGTATACAGTTGATCATAATTATATCCTTCAAGTGTAATTTGATCTCCAAAACCTCCAGTTCCTAAAGCATTCGAGAACCCTCGACCTACTCCAGAAATAAACCAATCCAAACCTCCCAAGCTAATCGCTTTCGTTTCTAATAAACTTTTTAGAGTATGAGGAAAAGAGCCAAACTCATAGGCTTCTTTAAAATAGATTTGAATTACAGAATTACGATAACTAGTTATACTTGTTTCAAATAGATTTACTTCATCAAAAGAAGAGATATATTGCTCCATTTTTTGCACTACCTCATTTAGTTGTTCAATAGTAGAACCTTCAGGCATGACCCCTCTAACGGTTAATGAGGTTCTTTCTGGCTCAGCATAATATGAGTTTTCAAAAACATTGTCTGTAAATAAACGTAATGCTCCTCCGGTTATCTTTTCTAATGTGGGTTTTACCTCATCAGTAAACCAACCTGAACCCAATGTCTTATTATAGATTTTTCCTAATTCATTAGGGTTTTCTATTTCTTCAGGTGATAAATGAAAAGGCAATCCAAAACCTAAAATAAATAATAAAATAAAACCCCATTTAACAATCGGTTTCTTACAAAAAGAAATCAAAGAGGTATATCTTTTTGTGAAGTTAATTATTATTTTTCCCTTTTTCAAGGAAGGTCGTTTTTGCTTTTCTTTTAAATTTAATTTTTCTAATAAAGCAGGAACAAAATAAAAAGAGACTGCTAATGAAACACCAATATTTATTGCAATAACGATAGCAAAATCCCAAAGATTGATACGTTGACTTTCTTCTAATAAAAAGATAACTAATACAGAACCTATCGTTGTTAATGTTGCTGCTAAAATAGCTAAAAAGGCTTTTCTGTTTTTCTTAGTTAACAAATGATCCATCATAATGATACAATTGTCTATAATAATTCCGAACGAGATCGTAATTCCTGCTAAAGAATATAGTTGCAACTCAACACCCAATGCAACATAAAAGATAATAGCGATTAAAAGATTTACAAGGATACTTGTAAATAAAACAAAAAGGTACTTGAAATTTCTATAAACAATAATTGTAAGAATTAATAAAACTAGTAATGAAAGAAATGCTCTTTTTTTTATTTTATTTAATTCGGTCACTAAAAACTCACTACTGTCTTTGGTGAGTTTTATATAATATCCTTTTGAAATTTCTTTTTGTAATTCCTCTATATTTTGTTTTACTTGTTTTGATAAACGAATTGTATTAACTCCTTTACTTGGGTAAATTGCGAAATTTAAAGTGTTTAAACCGTTTATCCGATAATATGCATTTACTTTCCCTTCTTTGAAGCGTATTTTCGCA encodes:
- a CDS encoding efflux RND transporter permease subunit, with translation MNKKLSSFSVLTIFVCLTIVGISLIPSLSIQLKPNRPSKSLSVNFTWSKASSKVIEQEVTSKLEGLFNSVRGIKEITSTSNKGNGNINLTFKKDIDIDIARFEIANIIRQNYQKFPDGVSFPQLSMNEGSENQSPILSYTINANESPYFIKKYAENHILSKLSKIEGVNQISLYGSAPFEWVITYSSDKLFQYNISILEVTNAINTYLDKKELGKGILKQEKDAAEKEIPMQYVYKSTNVFSWEEIPIQKIGNRVLFLKDIAKIRFKEGKVNAYYRINGLNTLNFAIYPSKGVNTIRLSKQVKQNIEELQKEISKGYYIKLTKDSSEFLVTELNKIKKRAFLSLLVLLILTIIVYRNFKYLFVLFTSILVNLLIAIIFYVALGVELQLYSLAGITISFGIIIDNCIIMMDHLLTKKNRKAFLAILAATLTTIGSVLVIFLLEESQRINLWDFAIVIAINIGVSLAVSFYFVPALLEKLNLKEKQKRPSLKKGKIIINFTKRYTSLISFCKKPIVKWGFILLFILGFGLPFHLSPEEIENPNELGKIYNKTLGSGWFTDEVKPTLEKITGGALRLFTDNVFENSYYAEPERTSLTVRGVMPEGSTIEQLNEVVQKMEQYISSFDEVNLFETSITSYRNSVIQIYFKEAYEFGSFPHTLKSLLETKAISLGGLDWFISGVGRGFSNALGTGGFGDQITLEGYNYDQLYTYAEQLKKNILKEANDRVKKVEISSDRWGRSSLFEYYLDFNSELLSLANISQSALYSMLENKLHIGEIKSIVADDELQKVKIVSDKYLNFNVWDLKHTPLVVNGNQYKLNELASIEKRKTGNTIKKRNQQYSLTVAYNFIGSSPLARKFKENRELEFKKSLPIGYRIYNPSYLDRWNKKDKAQYYYIFVIIGIIFFICAILLESLRQPFAIISMIPISFIGVFLTFYFFDINFDQGGYASFILLSGISVNSALYIINDFNNIKKGHPLLSVQKCYFKAFNSKITPIMLTIITTIVGLIPFVWEGQKEVFWFSFAAGSIGGLLFSIVGILLYLPLFIKMSTKTIL